In a single window of the Cydia strobilella chromosome 13, ilCydStro3.1, whole genome shotgun sequence genome:
- the LOC134746673 gene encoding uncharacterized protein LOC134746673: MWKNMLLYFYVAAGLVAGEWQPQDYGQSQLLYPFPPPSRPLDQRPVSSPHFTEQLANMPRARPCRRRNFGDVFSDSGWVPAPFVQPPIAQQIGNQLLQPQLKPQSLTENSSPTVDDKKHESDQMDRKSEQPDKIVVFIEKSSVLNQMSASESKKATPDKKPNNNLLDSARVDYDPRPPMVDSSEDSLECERKDEADAEPRYGNSETQDVVGKSSPSEARDQAVKLIANCIHESRRSMPDYEIDSRRLQADSPSSVELDKSGAGITSKMEPVRNTQTNVLKPILTPNTVVIPSKNAIDMNKVKYYLQNPAKNAGKWNDDRQVSLMENGKACYACSTHHDPSCWKTNATTTIKYCNRDNNACLTKMYKIEGKSILIRDCGHTCNEDEGYYIGQKMVSCSICHNDMCNSAYAIHSLNALLVGFVIVALKFTLQ; encoded by the exons ATGTGGAAAAATATGctcttgtatttttatgtagCTGCAGGTTTAG TTGCAGGCGAGTGGCAGCCGCAAGATTATGGCCAAAGTCAATTACTTTATCCATTTCCTCCTCCCTCACGGCCATTGGACCAGAGACCGGTCTCATCACCGCATTTTACTGAACAACTCGCAAACATGCCACGTGCAAGACCTTGTCGACGCCGGAATTTCGGAGATGTTTTTAGTGATTCTGGTTGGGTACCTGCACCGTTTGTTCAACCGCCGATAGCTCAGCAAATTGGGAACCAACTGCTTCAACCTCAACTTAAGCCTCAATCATTGACGGAAAATAGCTCTCCAACTGTAGATGACAAAAAGCATGAATCAGATCAGATGGACCGGAAATCTGAACAACCTGACAAAATAGTTGTATTTATTGAAAAGAGCTCGGTTCTAAATCAAATGTCAGCGAGTGAAAGCAAGAAAGCTACTCCGGATAAAAAACCgaataataatttattggaTTCCGCGAGAGTTGACTATGACCCTAGACCTCCTATGGTAGACTCAAGTGAAGATTCTCTGGAGTGTGAAAGAAAGGACGAGGCAGACGCGGAACCACGTTACGGTAATTCTGAAACGCAAGATGTAGTCGGTAAAAGTTCACCTAGTGAAGCCCGTGATCAAGCCGTAAAACTTATTGCTAATTGTATTCACGAATCTAGACGTTCTATGCCAGATTATGAAATAGATTCAAGAAGATTACAAGCTGATAGTCCGTCATCCGTGGAGCTTGATAAATCAGGTGCTGGCATTACATCAAAAATGGAACCAGTAAGAAATACTCAAACAAACGTATTAAAACCAATATTAACACCGAACACAGTAGTAATACCAAGTAAGAATGCAATAGATatgaataaagtaaaatattacCTTCAAAATCCTGCAAAGAATGCCGGTAAATGGAACGATGATAGACAAGTGTCGTTGATGGAAAATGGTAAAGCTTGCTACGCATGCAGCACACATCATGACCCCTCCTGTTGGAAAACAAATGCAACTACGACCATAAAATATTGCAACAGGGATAATAATGCGTGTCttacaaaaatgtacaaaatagAAG GGAAATCGATCCTGATCCGCGATTGCGGCCACACTTGCAACGAAGACGAAGGGTATTATATTGGGCAGAAGATGGTCTCGTGCAGCATTTGCCACAACGACATGTGCAACAGTGCTTATGCCATACATAGCCTCAATGCACTTCTAGTAGGCTTTGTCATAGTTGCTCTCAAATTtactttacaataa